The following are encoded together in the Bacteroidota bacterium genome:
- a CDS encoding 2-oxo acid dehydrogenase subunit E2, which produces MRYIFNFPDIGEGLDEGTIAEWYVEKGHQVKSGDPLVKMETDKVVTDIPSPKTGTIVAVYGHVGDTIHVGNPLVEVEIEGIEGEAAQDEAKTDLTTEPIEEGAGVVGTLEVAGNAAFLPSSTEGIAESKTDEKKTTQKALATPVARAMAKDLGIDINQVSGTGPGGRVIISDVKKFHESFGQASIAQTIIPDQTERVTYEPLTQIRKAIARNMLASKQNVPHMTVHDEVEVTELIHIRAKFKEEYAKKEVKLSYLPFVVKATALALKKFRTINAQLDMENERMIFKNYVNIGIAADTEDGLVVPVIKDADKKSIFELANEINEIAKKASKRELRLEDMQDGTFTITNYGSIGGMHANPIINYPQAGILGVGRLVKKPVVVGNEIIPGTIQPLSLAVDHRIVDGGDVTRFLNQIMEFLADPISMLMD; this is translated from the coding sequence ATGAGATATATTTTTAATTTTCCTGATATTGGTGAAGGATTGGATGAAGGAACCATCGCTGAATGGTATGTGGAAAAAGGCCATCAGGTGAAATCAGGTGACCCACTAGTCAAGATGGAAACCGATAAAGTTGTGACAGATATTCCTTCTCCTAAAACAGGCACCATCGTAGCTGTTTATGGACACGTTGGTGACACTATACATGTTGGCAATCCATTAGTTGAAGTTGAAATCGAAGGCATTGAAGGAGAAGCTGCACAAGATGAAGCGAAAACTGATTTGACAACTGAACCTATTGAAGAAGGCGCTGGAGTTGTTGGAACACTTGAAGTTGCAGGTAATGCTGCTTTTTTACCATCGAGCACAGAAGGAATTGCAGAAAGCAAAACAGACGAAAAGAAAACAACACAGAAAGCTTTAGCTACACCTGTTGCCCGAGCAATGGCAAAGGATTTGGGTATTGACATCAATCAAGTTTCAGGCACAGGACCTGGAGGAAGAGTAATCATTAGTGATGTCAAGAAATTCCATGAAAGCTTTGGTCAGGCAAGTATTGCACAAACGATTATTCCTGATCAGACAGAGCGAGTTACTTATGAACCACTGACTCAGATAAGAAAAGCTATCGCCAGAAATATGCTGGCTTCTAAGCAGAATGTTCCTCACATGACCGTACATGATGAAGTTGAAGTAACTGAACTGATTCATATCAGAGCAAAATTCAAAGAAGAATATGCAAAAAAAGAAGTTAAACTCAGCTATCTTCCCTTTGTCGTAAAAGCCACAGCCTTAGCATTGAAAAAATTCAGAACTATCAATGCCCAATTGGATATGGAAAACGAACGCATGATTTTTAAGAATTATGTAAACATTGGAATTGCCGCTGATACCGAAGATGGATTAGTAGTTCCAGTAATTAAGGATGCTGATAAAAAATCAATTTTTGAGCTTGCAAATGAAATTAATGAAATTGCTAAAAAAGCAAGTAAAAGAGAATTAAGACTTGAGGATATGCAAGATGGAACCTTTACCATTACTAATTACGGATCAATTGGAGGTATGCATGCAAATCCTATAATTAATTATCCGCAAGCAGGCATACTGGGTGTGGGTCGTTTAGTAAAAAAACCAGTTGTAGTTGGAAATGAAATTATTCCAGGAACCATCCAACCTCTTTCATTAGCTGTTGATCATAGAATAGTTGACGGAGGTGATGTGACTCGTTTTTTAAATCAAATTATGGAATTCTTAGCAGATCCCATTTCAATGCTAATGGATTAA